A region of the Actinomycetota bacterium genome:
ACGGGCCCTTGCCCTCGCAGAACAGCGGCCTCACGAACGCCGGCACGAACCCTGGGTAGCTGAACGCGACGTCGTGCGGGAGCCCGCCGGCCTCCGCCCCGGCGCGCAGGTTGTTGCCGTAGTCGAACGCGACCGCTCCGCGGGCCGCGAAGCCCACGATCGCCTCGACGTGGGCCGCCATCGACGCTTCGGCACGGTGCACGTACCCGGCGGCGTCGCGCACGCGCAGCTCGACGGCCTCGGCGAGCGAGAGACCGGCCGGCACGTAGCCGCCGAGCGGGTCGTGGGCGGAGGTCTGATCGGTGACGACATCGGGCTGCCAGCCTCGGGCGAGCAGGGCCGGCAACACCTCGCCGCAGTTGCCGACCAACCCGATCGAGACCGCCTCCCCCGCTGCCTTCGCCTCGTCGGCCCAGCGCAGCGCCTCGTCGAGCTCGTTGGTCTCGCGGTCGAGGTAGCGCGTCTTCACGCGACGCTCGATGCGCGCGGGGTCGACCTCGACGCAGAGCGCGACGCCGCCGTTCATCGTGACGGCGAGCGGCTGGGCACCGCCCATGCCGCCGAGCCCGCCGGTGAGCGTCACCGTGCCGGCGAGCGAGCCGTCGAAGTGCTGGTGCGAGCACTCGGCGAGCGTCTCGTACGTGCCTTGCAGGATGCCCTGGGTCCCGATGTAGATCCACGACCCGGCGGTCATCTGCCCGTACATCGTGAGGCCCTGGGCCTCCAGCGCGCGGAACGTCTCCCAGTCGGCCCACTTCGGCACGAGCATCGAGTTCGAGATCAACACGCGAGGGGCCAGGTCGTGAGTCCGGAAGACCGCGACCGGCTTGCCCGATTGCACGAGGAGGGTCTCGTCGTCGGCGAGCGTACGCAGCGAGCGCACGATCGCGTCGAATGCCTCCCAGCTGCGAGCGGCGCGCCCGGTGCCGCCGTATACGACGAGGTCCTGCGGCCGCTCGGCCACCTCGGGGTCGAGGTTGTTCATCAGCATGCGCATCGCCGCTTCCTGCGGCCAGGATCGGCACGACAACTCGCTGCCACGTGGCGCACGGAT
Encoded here:
- the hutU gene encoding urocanate hydratase, which gives rise to MTAREIRAPRGSELSCRSWPQEAAMRMLMNNLDPEVAERPQDLVVYGGTGRAARSWEAFDAIVRSLRTLADDETLLVQSGKPVAVFRTHDLAPRVLISNSMLVPKWADWETFRALEAQGLTMYGQMTAGSWIYIGTQGILQGTYETLAECSHQHFDGSLAGTVTLTGGLGGMGGAQPLAVTMNGGVALCVEVDPARIERRVKTRYLDRETNELDEALRWADEAKAAGEAVSIGLVGNCGEVLPALLARGWQPDVVTDQTSAHDPLGGYVPAGLSLAEAVELRVRDAAGYVHRAEASMAAHVEAIVGFAARGAVAFDYGNNLRAGAEAGGLPHDVAFSYPGFVPAFVRPLFCEGKGPFRWAALSGDPADIAATDAAVAELFPDDERLQRWLRLASERVTFQGLPARICWLGYGERDRAGTRFNELVASGAVSAPIVIGRDHLDAGSVASPYRETEAMRDGSDAIADWPILNALVNTAAGAHWVSVHHGGGVGIGSSIHAGMVVVADGTVNAAERLERVLTSDPGMGVVRHVDAGYERAIEVARERGVRVPMQEAE